A stretch of the Aegilops tauschii subsp. strangulata cultivar AL8/78 chromosome 4, Aet v6.0, whole genome shotgun sequence genome encodes the following:
- the LOC109735096 gene encoding nascent polypeptide-associated complex subunit alpha-like protein 1, producing MTAQTAEELAAQIEQEQVEAKKTEAEEVVVEDDDDDDDDDNDEDDDDNDDLDGQEGDASGKSKQSRSEKKSRKAMLKLGMKSITGVSRVTVKKSKNILFVISKPDVFKSPNSETYVIFGEAKIEDLSSQLQSQAAEQFKAPDLSQMISSPEASGMEHDDNEVVNDEGVEPKDIELVMTQAGVSRAKAVRALKSANGDIVTAIMEVTT from the exons ATGACGGCGCAGACCGCCGAGGAGCTCGCCGCCCAGATCGAGCAGGAGCAGGTCGAGGCGAAGAAAACAGAG GCAGAAGAGGTTGTGGTtgaggatgatgatgacgatgatgacgacgacaacgatgaggatgatgatgacaaCGATGATTTGGATG GGCAAGAAGGTGATGCCAGTGGCAAATCAAAGCAAAGCAGGAGTGAGAAGAAGAGCCGCAAGGCAATGCTGAAGCTTGGCATGAAATCCATCACTGGTGTAAGCCGTGTCACTGTGAAGAAAAGCAAGAAT ATATTGTTCGTCATCTCAAAGCCAGATGTCTTCAAGAGCCCAAATTCAGAGACGTATGTTATTTTCGGTGAAGCCAAGATTGAGGATCTCAGCTCCCAGCTGCAGAGCCAAGCTGCCGAACAGTTCAAGGCTCCTGACCTGAGCCAAATGATCTCAAGTCCTGAGGCATCGGGCATGGAGCATGATGACAACGAGGTTGTCAACGATGAGGGAGTCGAGCCGAAGGACATCGAGTTGGTGATGACACAGGCGGGCGTCTCAAGGGCCAAGGCTGTCAGGGCTCTCAAGTCTGCCAATGGAGACATTGTCACTGCCATTATGGAGGTCACAACTTAA